The Balaenoptera acutorostrata chromosome 15, mBalAcu1.1, whole genome shotgun sequence genome contains a region encoding:
- the C15H16orf92 gene encoding LOW QUALITY PROTEIN: fertilization-influencing membrane protein (The sequence of the model RefSeq protein was modified relative to this genomic sequence to represent the inferred CDS: substituted 2 bases at 2 genomic stop codons), which yields MRPWQWAQVWMWLAGLGTVESAPSLESAKALARGAESPLFLDRPDFFDYPDSDQARLLALAQFIGERPVIFVNSGSDSRLFHHILVGALVVAFFFLLFQFCTHIMVGEKGRETRRQPQTXGLRXSEKTSQTQVQPSIKEKTLSKRSQEQRKFHALRE from the exons ATGAGGCCGTGGCAGTGGGCGCAGGTGTGGATGTGGCTGGCTGGGCTGGGGACCGTAGAATCAG cacccagcctggAGAGTGCCAAGGCCTTGGCCCGGGGAGCAGAGTCTCCACTCTTCCTAGACAGACCTGACTTCTTTGATTACCCAGACTCGGACCAAGCCAGGCTCCTGGCCCTGGCCCAGTTCATTGGAGAGAGACCTGTCATCTTTGTTAACTCAG GTTCCGACTCCAGGCTCTTCCATCACATCCTGGTGGGCGCTCTGGTGGTGGCCTTCTTCTTCCTGCTTTTCCAGTTCTGCACACACAT tatggtgggagaaaaaggaagagagaccagaAGACAGCCACAGACCTGAGGGCTGAGATAGAGTGAGAAAACAAGCCAGAC TCAGGTACAGCCAAGCATTAAGGAGAAAACGCTGAGCAAAAGGAGTCAAGAGCAGAGAAAGTTCCATGCACTTAGAgagtaa